The genomic stretch CCCGGGTTTTAGTGTGATATGCATTGTTTGCGCATGTTCTGTATCGTACAGTTTTCGTACGTCAACACCGTGAGGTGTGTCTACTCTTTTAGCATCTGCGACTCTTGTTGCTTTCATGATATTCTCCCTTCTTGGATTGTTTGACATTCATTCTTCGATGGAAATAACCTCAACCGGACAGCTCTGTACAGCACCCTGGCAATTTTCAAATGAATCTGCCCAATTTTTCCATAAGACCCCTCCAGGGTTTGTTATTACTAACTAACTTTGTTCCAAAAGAAAAACCGGTATCTTTCACCGGGTTATACTATTATTGCCCTTTATTCAAAAGTGTTTTCAGTGATTTTATAAACACTTTCCCCTCTTCGAGAAGATCAAAGGTATACCTGTGCAAATGCCACCGATTGACCATCAACCTGAGTGAGCCAAGTATAATAGTGACGAGGTGCTGTGGTTCAATATCATTGCGTATTTCAGAAGCCTTCTGACCTTCCCTTACGATGGTAGCAAGAGCATCCCCACTCTGTTGCATTATAGCAAGCACGGCAGAGGCAAGACGCCGGTCATTCTGAAAGATACCTTCACTGAACATCACGGCTGCAAGTGCGGGTTTGGCCGCAAAGGAGGTGAAATGGTACTTCATTATCAGTTCAATTTTCTCAATAGCCGAAATGTCACGTTTGAGCATCTGCTTCATAAAGATGCTTTTTTCACCGGCAAAGAGCCTTTGAAGTGCCTCAAGGATCTCCATTTTGCTTTTAAAGTGACGGTAAATTGCTGGCTCGCTGATCCCAATACGGTCAGCAAGGTGTTTCATAGTCAGCTCCTGAATACCACCTTCTGCTATCAGCTCAATTGCAGTATCGATAATCTGGAGTTGTCGGTTGGAATATTCAGCCATTATACAAATCCCCGGCAAGTTAGTTAATGTTCACTAACTAATATACCACTTTTTGCAGGTTATGTCAATAATGAACGTATAATTCTTAGGAAGGCTCCATCTTTGGCACCCATCTGAAAGTGCTTATCTCATTTCCGGGCTCACTTATTGAAAAGCCTGCTTCACTCTAAACAAAACCTTTAGCCGGCATGTAAGTTCAAAGGTGTTATTTTTTGCTCTCAAACCCTTCCAAATTACTTAACTTGGCAAACAGTGCATCCATTTCGAGACTATCTCTGTTTTCTTCCCACCAGCATTTGAATTCTTCTACTCTCTTTCTATTCTCTGTTTGATCGCTGGCTTCAAAGTCGTATTCAAATTCGGGATTTACCTTTTGAAGCCACTTAAGAGATTCTCCGCGGGCCCAGACATTGATAAATTCGTCCTGTAGCATTGATAACAACTTAAGAACAGATCTCTTTTTAAAGCTAATGATAAATTCACACGGAGGGGCTTCTATGGTGTCGTAAGCAAAAGAGACTTTGAAATTTCCAACTCGTAAAAAACTTCCCAGGTTTCTCTCATATAGAGACACACTTACTGTTCTGCTTTCCCCTTTCTTCAACTCAACAGATTCTGGCATCGGTCCAATGATTGCCCCACCGGGATCAGCAATCGATGGGGTAAGAAAAAATTCTGTTATGAATTTTCCATTAAGCCAGCACAATACAGTTACATTTTGTGAAACCAATGGATCTTCGATTGTAATAACTTCCTCTGAAGCATTTTTGAATTTACCGTTAATGTTAATGTCAAAACCCAATGGAATTACAGGGATATCTTCAGCATACCCTACAACAGAATTTTTTTCACCAAGAATAGTTGATATATTCAATTTATCTCCTCTCGTTTGTTCTGTTTCAGGTTTGGCAATAATACATCTAAAAAACAATAAGAAACAGAATAAGGACATTATACTTTGATTTTTTCTCATTATACTCATATCAATCCTCTAAGCTTTGAACAATCAATGGGGCTAAAGTAAGGGCTATCTCCCGTCGGTGTCATCAAACCTTCTGATGAGTGGTCACCTGTTCCGAACAAAGTTCTGGGAAATGCGCTCCTTGTGGCGTGTCCGATTTCATGACGACACACCGTTCTCAATCTTTTGGGAGTTCCATAATTCTTGAAGACAACAGTTGTTGACCCGAGGTTAAAACCCTGCCAGTTCTCCCATGTTGCCCGATTTGGGTCACCGTGGTTGGTCCGCCCCGAGCCGGGTGCAGCAAGATTAACATTTATTCCGGCAGGATAGAAACTGGTTTGACCATCGCTGCCCTGATTGGATAACTTAGGATGGTAGTATTGTACTGCCAGAAGAGAATTGCCCGTACCTACACCAGCAGAGGCAAACCACGCTTGAGCGCGAGTGATTGCATCGGTAGTGATCCTGTTAAACCACAACTGCGCTTTCGCGGTAATTGCATTTGTTGCAGCTTCCTTTTTTGCAATCAAAGCAGCATCTGTGCCGGTGTAGGCATAATCGTTGAGCTCTTCATCGGTGGGTTTCTGTTGATTCGGTGATGTTTCAAGCTTTTCGGGTGAGAAATCATCAGGCCACTTTGCCATTTTACTCGGACTCGAGGCATCGTAAAGCCCAATATATTTTACCGTTAATGAAGATTTGAGAACCTGAACAGCCCTCCGTTCATAAAGTACATAAGCGCCATCTGCACCTGTGATTTCAAACGCAGGTGCAATCTCGCTGTGCACCGTTGCTGAATCGATGTAAGTCTCCCCACTCATAGAATAAACATTATGAAATTCTATTTTCCTCCAGGTCTCGACCTCCAACCTCAAAGGGTAATGCTCCCCATCACTTCCCACCTCCACGGTAAAGCGATCTCCGCCTGCGACTCCGCACACAAGCACAATTGACGATTCCCGGTCAACAAACTTAGTGAAACATTTTACTTCACCTCCGTTAAATTCCCTCATTTCGGCATGCTTCCAGTAAGGCTTAATTCCGGTTATGGAATCTGTGCGGGCACTGTTATCTTTTTGGGTTTATCATCTTCCGTTTCTTCCGGTTGCACTCTGCCAGTTTCTCTATTCAGAGGTTTTGGCGCAACACTCCAGTCAAGATCTGAGTGGTTCATTATAGTAAGCTCCTTGATGTGTGTGTGATGGAATCGTCTGAACCTAATACAATATATAACAGTTGGTGTTGTGGGTCAATGGGAGGGGAGAGGTGATGATAATCTTTTCTATCCCGTAGAACACGATATACATTTGGTTGCGAGTTGAGTCAGTTCACGAGCGGTCTTCTCTGAACCTATTCCCTTATCCAGTCGGTAATACAAAAATCTGACGTATCATTCGCATTGTAACTCTCCTTTGTGACATCAACCTCTCTGAAAAGAATCGTAAATACAGGAAAATTGAAAGGTAAATTACGGAGAGAGAAAACCGGTCAAATAAGTTGAGATTGGGTGGTCAAATTGTGTGAGATCGGCCACCTCTCCTTTAAAGACGGAAAAGTTACTTTCACCTATACAGATTACAAGAACGACTGTAAGCGCAAGGTAATGACACTCTGTGCAGTGGAATTTATCAGACGGTTTCTGTAGCATATTTTACCCAGTGGCTTTATGCGGATAGGACATTTTGGTCTCTTTGCGAATCGTGATCGCACCGAGCATAAAAACCTATGCAAGAAACTACTAGGTGAGTATACGCTGGTTGCAAAAGAAACGCCCTCCTGCTGGTGGGAGCAGATACTGGAAAGAACGGGGAAACCTCCACTGATATGTTAAAAATGCAATGCCGGGATATTACAACTGGTCTTTATAATGCCTCCGGGCAGGAGGTCTGTAATGGTAACATAGGAGTGAAATGTGCGATAGTTAGTATGTAATGTTGTTGATATTGTTGTGCATCTATGAATGCCTGTAGGCTTGCTATACCAAAATTGAGTGTTTTATTGTTTTATAGGAGAGATGTGTTGATGGAAATCGGCGTATACAGTATCTTATTTAAGATAAAGTTGTTTGTCTCACGACTGAAACCCCCGGGATCTCAAAAGAAGGTCTGAATACTTTTTCCTATAAATAATATAACAGATAGTGCCTGGCCTGAGCTCTTCGTTCAACAGGTTTTTTCTGCATCTTGAATGCAGAAAAAACACTTGATGTTGTGCGCTGCCCGCAGCATTGGATCTCAATTCTTAGCATGCAAATTAGTGTATTAATATAGGTAAAGACCCTAAAATTGTAAATTTTTTGCTCAAAACTCTTGTAATTAACGATAAAGTAACTGTTTATGCCTCTTTTCGGTGACGAATTTTACCGTCCTAGAAATTAACCTCTTATTTCCCTTCCCCTTCCGTGTGTTCAGTGCCTTCCGTGGTTAAAAATCCTAAGAATATCAACTACGGAATACAAGGAAGGCACGAAAAAAGAAAAAACAAAATCAGTGGTCTGATGTCTGCAATGAGCCAACATCCGAATACTAGGATTATCCCGTTAGGAAATCTTTCAAGCACATTTTAATACCATGATTTTACACCGCTTATAGCTTACTCTGTTTATTGCAGACCGTACGATACGTTCTTGGGTGAAACTAATATACCCCGCCGAAAAGATCGAACGTTTGAGTCTTAATCTCACTCTTAAGCACTGCAATCACCCCATACGATAGCCCGGGGTACGCCAGTCTTCC from Chitinispirillales bacterium ANBcel5 encodes the following:
- a CDS encoding TetR/AcrR family transcriptional regulator, giving the protein MAEYSNRQLQIIDTAIELIAEGGIQELTMKHLADRIGISEPAIYRHFKSKMEILEALQRLFAGEKSIFMKQMLKRDISAIEKIELIMKYHFTSFAAKPALAAVMFSEGIFQNDRRLASAVLAIMQQSGDALATIVREGQKASEIRNDIEPQHLVTIILGSLRLMVNRWHLHRYTFDLLEEGKVFIKSLKTLLNKGQ